The Christiangramia forsetii KT0803 DNA segment GAAATAATTACCATTGAAGTAACTTCTTCATTTGGAAATTATGAAGGTAGATGATTAATTTCAATGACTTCTATTTCCTGGCCTATCGAAAATATATTGTAAAATTTGAAGTGAGAGCACCGTGAAATTTTAGGCTGTTTGAGCCAAACTAACTTTTCTACAAAAAAGCATCTCAATGGCGAGTTCCTAAAATTTAGGTGCTGAACGATAAATTTAGATAAAGTTTCGTAAGCCTAGAATTTTTTGGTTCGTTTTTTCATCAATGGAAAAAATGAACAGGCATCTTAATGAAATTTGTCAATTCCCTATACCATATAATTTTTTTATCACAGGTCTCAGGATGACGTTTTTCCTTTTTAATAGTTTTGATGTATTTAGGAAGAAGTTACTTCAGTAAAAAGATTTTCCAGATTTTTGGTTTTCTGATTTAGCTGAAGGGTTTTTAATCCGTTATCATGAGCAAAATCAAAAACGGCAGGTCTCATGTCTTTTTTCGTGTTGAAGATTAATTCATAGGTGAATCCACCCGTATTCTTTGCTGAAGTTAGATTAGGGATTTTCTGTAGTGCTATTTCTTCAATTCTGTAATCAAATTCTACAAAAATGATCTGGTCGTTGCCTTCCCTTAATTCTTTCAGGTTTTTATCTGCTACGATCTTTCCATTATTAATAATAATGACACGATCACAAATAGCTTCTACTTCCTGCATAATATGAGTAGAAAGGAAAACTGTTTTTCCAGCTTTGTCTTCAGAATTATTCTTTCCAATATTCTTAATGAGTGTCCTTATTTCTACCAATTGATTTGGATCCAGGCCCGTGGTTGGTTCATCCAGAATTAGAACTTCGGGATCATGTAATAGGGCTGCGGCCAGGCCTACACGCTGACGGTAACCTTTAGATAACTGATCTATTTTCTTATTTGCTTCAGGAGTGAGCCCGGTGAGTTTAATTATTTCTTCAATTCGATCCTTACCTATATTATAGACAGAGGCATTGAAGCGCAAATATTCCCGAACAAACATTTCTGTATATAAAGGATTATGTTCCGGCAAATAACCAATCCTTTTCTGAACCTCAGGGATTTTTTCTTCTAATTCGAGTCCGTCTATCCTTGCTTTTCCATTATCTGCGGTGATATAGCCGGTAAGTATTTTCATTAAAGTAGATTTCCCGGCTCCATTAGGACCAAGAAAACCAACGATTTCTCCTTTAGAAATTTCAAAACTGACATCATCCAGCGCTTTTTGGCTGCCAAAGTATTTCGATATGTTGTTTACTGTTATAGACATGGCTTCAGAATTCAAAATTAGGAATAAATAATTAGGGAGCTTGCTGAAAATATTTCAAAGTTTCAACGAAAATTAATGGGTAGAAATTGTAATTCTCATTAAAAGATGGTCGATTTTCCGAATATGGGAAATCTCCAAATTTTGAATGTAAATTATTTTGAATATAGAATTTAAGCACTACTTTAGTCATTCATTATTATTGAAAATGACAAGCTTAATTAATTGGAACGCATTCTATTATTTTTATTTCTATACCAGAGATAGAATCGGGAATGCTATATGATTAACTAAAACATAAAATTATATAAAAGTCTCGATCTAAGATCGGGACTTTTTTTATTGTATCAATATGAATAAAAGAATAGGGATTCAGGGAATAAAAGGTTCATTTCACCATTTGGTAGCCATGGACTACTATCATAAGGACGTGGAAGTGATGGAGCATATGTCATTTCATGAGTTGGCCGAGAAACTGTCAGTAAAAGAATCAGATGAAGCGGTGATGGCTATAGAGAATAGTATAGCCGGTTCTATTTTACCAAATTATGCGTTGATAAATGAGTATAATTTAAGCATCATAGGAGAGCATTATACCCCGGTTAATATGAATCTTATGGCTGTAAAAGGGCAAAAAATTGAAGATATTAAAAAGGTCTTTTCTCATCCCATGGCTTTATTACAGTGTAAAGAGTTCTTTAAAAAGCATCCACATATTAAACTAATTGAGGATGCAGATACCGCTGAAGCTGCCAAAAGAATTTCCGAAGAAGGTAAGATGAAAGTAGCGGCTGTTGCCAGTCCAGCAGCTGCAAAAATGTATGGTTTGGAGATCCTTGCGAAAGAGGTTCATACTATTAAAAGCAATGCCACCAGGTTTCTGGTGTTGGGAACAGAAAGGCAAAAACCTAACGGAGAAGTACTGGATAAGGCCTCCATCAAGTTTGACCTGAAAAGTGAAAGGGGAAGTCTGGTTTCTGTACTCAATATTATTAGAGATTGCTATCTAGATATGACCAAGATCCAGTCACTTCCGATAATTGATGAACCCTGGAAATATTCATTCTTTGTAGATGTGATCTTTGAAAAATATGAAGATCTAGAAAAAGGGCTGGACGTATTAAAATTAATGACGGAAGAATTAAAGGTTTTAGGAATCTACAAAAATAACCTGGTATGATAACAGCAAAGAGACTTGATACAGTGCAGGAATACTATTTTTCGAAAAAACTTCGCGAAGTAGCTGAACTAAGAGCCCAGGGGAAACCAATTATCAATCTTGGTATTGGTAGCCCGGATCTGGCTCCTCCGCCTGCAGTGTTAACCGCGTTGAATGATGCACTTAAGGATAATGTAGCGCATCAATATCAGCCATATAAGGGGATTAAAGAATTAAGGAATGCGATCGCAGGATTTTATGACAGGTACTATGATCTTGAATTGAATACAGAGACTGAAATTTTACCATTAATGGGTAGTAAAGAAGGGATCATGCATATTTCCATGGCCTTTTTAAATCCCGGAGATGAGGTTTTATTGCCAGATCCTGGTTATCCAACCTATAGTTCTGTGGCTAAATTATTAGAGGCAAAGGAGCGGAATTATGAATTGAAAGCTGAAAATGACTGGTTGCCAGATCTGGAAAAATTAGCTGATGAAGGTCTGGAGAATGTTAAAATTATGTGGGTGAATTATCCTCATATGCCCACGGGTTCCAAGGCTTCAGACGGTTTCTTTGAGAAGTTGACCAATTTTGCCGAAACACATAAGATCCTGGTTATCAATGACAATCCTTACAGTTTTATTCAGAATGATTATCCTAAAAGTATTCTTCAAAAAGACGGTTTAAGCGATTATGTGATGGAGCTGAATTCGCTTAGTAAAAGTTTTAATATGGCTGGCTGGCGAGTAGGAATGCTTACTGGAAGTGAGAAAAATATCAATGCGGTATTAAAAGTGAAATCAAATATGGATAGTGGAATGTTCTATCCTGTTCAGGCAGGAGCAGTTGAAGCTTTGAAATTACCTGAATCCTGGTTTGATACTCAAAATAAGATTTACTCGAATAGAAAAGAAAAGGTCTTACAATTAGCTGATAAGCTGGGTTGTGAGGTAAGAAAAGATCAGGCTGGCTTATTTGTTTGGGCTAAGGTGCCAGATGGAAAAACTTCAGGAGATATTGTAGATGAGTTACTTTATAATAAGGACATCTTTATTACCCCTGGATTTATTTTTGGTAAACAGGGTGAAGGCTATATACGGTTTTCACTGTGTGCAACCGAAGAGGTTATAGACGAAGCTTTAAAAAGGATGAAACAATGAATGTTTTTATAATAGGAATAGGCCTTATTGGGGGATCTTTTGCTTTAGATCTTAAAACTGTAAAGAAACAGGTGGAAATCTATGGTGTAGATGAAAATGAGGAGCATCTTGAGAAAGCTCTGGATCTTGGATTGATAGATAAAAAAGCAAAATTTGAAGATATAAAGAATGCAGATCTGGTGTATCTGGCCATACCGGTTGATGCTTCTTTAGAGGTTCTGCCAAAAATTCTGGATCTAGTTAGTGATAAGTGTGTAGTAATAGATGCGGGATCCACGAAAGAACATCTATGTAAGAAGGTTGAAAATCATCCCAAAAGAAGAAATTACCTTTCTGCGCATCCTATTTCAGGAACCGAATTTTCAGGTCCTACCGCCGCAATTCATGGGTTGTTCAAAAATAAAACGAATATCATCTGTGAGGTTGAAAAGACCGCATTTAAACTTCAGGAAATAGCTCTTGAAATTTTTCAGGCTATAGGAATGAGGATACGATATATGGATCCGGCTTCGCATGATCGCCATATCGCCTATGTGTCGCATTTGTCACATATAAGTTCTTTTATGCTGGGTAAAACAGTATTGGAAAAAGAGAAGAATGAACGGGATATTTTTGACCTGGCCGGAAGTGGATTTGAATCTACCGTGCGGCTTGCTAAAAGCTCCCCGGCAATGTGGACTCCCATATTCAGCCAGAATAAAAAAAATGTGATGGAAACCCTGGATGAATATATTTCAAATTTGAAGCATTTCAGAAAATTAATGGAGGAAGATAATTTCGAGGAGGTTTTCAATGAGATGGAAAAGACAAATCATATAAGAGAAGTATTAAACGGAATAAATAAAAACGAAGAATTAAAATTACAGTAAGATGGAAAATAGTAAAGAACTAAGAACGTGGCTGGATGATTTTGGATTATCTCATCCTTTGGTAATTGCGGGGCCATGTAGCGCCGAAACTGAAGAACAGGTTTTAACGATCGCACATCAGCTTAAAGATAGTGATGCTACGGTGTTAAGAGCTGGAATCTGGAAACCCAGAACAAGACCTGGGAATTTTGAAGGCGTAGGAGCTTTAGGTTTAAAATGGCTTCAGAAGGCTAAAGAAGAAACAGGAATGCTTACCACTACTGAAGTGGCCAATCCAAATCATGTGGAGCTAGCTTTAAAGCACGATGTTGATATTCTCTGGATTGGGGCGAGAACTACCGTTTCTCCTTTTATTGTTCAGGAAATTGCAGATGCACTTAAAGGAACCGATAAAATTGTATTGGTTAAAAATCCGGTAAATCCAGACCTTGCTTTATGGTTGGGAGCAGTGGAGAGATTGCACACCGCAGATATTAATAAACTGGGAGTGATCCACAGAGGTTTTTCAGCATATGAGAAAACCAAATATAGAAACAACCCGGAATGGCAAATCCCGATCGAGCTTCAGAATAAATTTCCAGATCTGCCTTTGATTTTGGATCCGTCACATATTGCCGGAAGAAGAGATATCATCTTCGATCTTTGTCAAACTGCACTGGATTTAAATTTTGACGGACTCATGGTAGAAACTCATCACACACCAGATAAAGCCTGGAGTGACGCGGCACAACAAATTACTCCTGAAACACTCATAAAGATAATGGATGATTTAAAAGTAAGAAAGGAAATTTCTGCTAGTGAAGAATTTCAGAATAAACTAACAGCATTAAGGTCCAGAATTGATATCACAGATAGTCAGATCCTGGAAATTCTTTCAAAAAGAATGAAAATTGCAGAGGAGATAGGAGAAGTGAAAAAAAGCCAGAATGTTGCAATTCTTCAGACAAAGAGATGGAACGAGATTCTGGGAAAAATGGTGCTTGAAGGAGAGGAGAAAGGACTTGGCGAAGAATTTGTTCTAAGAATGTTTAAGGCAATTCACCAGGAATCTATCAATCATCAACAAAAAATCCTTGATGGAAAACGGTAAGGGACAAAAAATGCTGCCAGAACTCCCTGACAGCATTTTTATTTTCTTAATCTGTATAGCCTAATCTTCTTGAAGCTTTTCGCATCAATGTATTTATGAGGGCATCATTATCGCTACCCAGACTACCTCTAACTTTTTTATTATAATTCCAAAGAAGTTCTCCTTCTGTAGCGTCATTAACGCTCATGTTAATTACGGCGGTATTGGTGCTTCCCCAGAATCCGACTAACAGTCCCAAAGCAATAGAAGCCCCATCAGACATTGGTTTGTCTGTTTCAAAAGTACCGGATATAATGGCATCTACATTTAGAAGTTGTGCGATTTCTTCAGAAGTATGAAGCTTTATATCTGTAATTTCAGCCTTGGCTAGCAGGGCGTTGGTTCTCTTAGGATCCTGAAGATCTACTTTAAGATCGCCACGTTTTTTACGTTTCAAGAACCATGAATACATGGCAGATTGAATAGATAAGCCCTCATCTTTTTCAAGATTAGTCATCTGTTCCGGAGACATGTCTTTCATTTGCTTTGGTCGCAGATTTACACTTGCGTCAAAGGGAATAATTGCAATAATCTTGTGATCAGCTGTTTTTTGATCAAATTCTGGATGCTGATAAAGATTTGTTTGGGCCAGTGCTGAATTCAAATTGAATAAGAATAGCATGGCCATGAAAAATTTAAAAGTAAATTTGTACATGTTGGTATGTTAAAAATGAATACGACAAATATATCTTAATATTTTTAAGAAATTTAATATGAATTTTAGTTTTATTTAACTAATGCAGGGAACGGTTTATAAATCTACAGGAAGTTGGTATCAGGTAAAGGCTGAAGATGGCAAATTTTACGAATGTAGGATAAAAGGAAAATTCAGAATTCAGGGAATTAAAAGTACCAATCCCGTTGCTGTAGGTGATGAGGTGAGTTTTGATCTTGAAGAGGGAGTAGAAGAGAAGACCGGAGTAATTAAAAAGATAAAAGAGCGGGAAAATTATATTATTCGTAAATCGGTTAATCTTTCAAAGCAAACACATATCATCGCTTCGAATATAGACCAGGTTTTTTTGCTCATTACACTTAATAATCCACCAACATTAACCACTTTCATTGACAGGTTTTTGGTGACCGCAGAAGCCTATGATATTACTGCGGTTCTTCTTTTTAATAAAGTGGACACCTATTCTATTGAAGAACTTGCTGAAGTGAAATATCTTGCCGAGTTATATCGCAGCGCTGGATATGAATGCATTGGTATTTCTGCCAAAAACGGAAAGAATGTAGATAAAGTTAAGGATAAGATGATAGGAAATACCAGTATGATTTCCGGGCATAGTGGAACCGGAAAGTCGACTTTGATCAATGCCATAGAACCTGCTTTAGACCTTAAAACTTCTGAAATTTCCAGGCAGCACAGCCAGGGACAGCATACTACTACTTTTGCTGAAATGTTTGATCTAAGTTTTAATGCCCGTATTATTGATACTCCTGGAATTAAAGGTTTTGGTGTGGTAGATATGGATCGTGAAGAGATTGGTGATTATTTCCCGGAATTCTTTGAAAGGAAACAAGATTGTAAATTTCATAATTGTCTTCATATTGAAGAGCCGAAGTGCGCCATAAAAGACTCGCTGGAAGAAGGAGAAATTGCCTGGTCCAGGTATAAAAGTTATTTACAGATTATGGAGGGCGAGGAAGATAATTATAGAGTAGACCAATATCAGAAATA contains these protein-coding regions:
- the gldA gene encoding gliding motility-associated ABC transporter ATP-binding subunit GldA, giving the protein MSITVNNISKYFGSQKALDDVSFEISKGEIVGFLGPNGAGKSTLMKILTGYITADNGKARIDGLELEEKIPEVQKRIGYLPEHNPLYTEMFVREYLRFNASVYNIGKDRIEEIIKLTGLTPEANKKIDQLSKGYRQRVGLAAALLHDPEVLILDEPTTGLDPNQLVEIRTLIKNIGKNNSEDKAGKTVFLSTHIMQEVEAICDRVIIINNGKIVADKNLKELREGNDQIIFVEFDYRIEEIALQKIPNLTSAKNTGGFTYELIFNTKKDMRPAVFDFAHDNGLKTLQLNQKTKNLENLFTEVTSS
- a CDS encoding pyridoxal phosphate-dependent aminotransferase gives rise to the protein MITAKRLDTVQEYYFSKKLREVAELRAQGKPIINLGIGSPDLAPPPAVLTALNDALKDNVAHQYQPYKGIKELRNAIAGFYDRYYDLELNTETEILPLMGSKEGIMHISMAFLNPGDEVLLPDPGYPTYSSVAKLLEAKERNYELKAENDWLPDLEKLADEGLENVKIMWVNYPHMPTGSKASDGFFEKLTNFAETHKILVINDNPYSFIQNDYPKSILQKDGLSDYVMELNSLSKSFNMAGWRVGMLTGSEKNINAVLKVKSNMDSGMFYPVQAGAVEALKLPESWFDTQNKIYSNRKEKVLQLADKLGCEVRKDQAGLFVWAKVPDGKTSGDIVDELLYNKDIFITPGFIFGKQGEGYIRFSLCATEEVIDEALKRMKQ
- a CDS encoding prephenate dehydratase, which translates into the protein MNKRIGIQGIKGSFHHLVAMDYYHKDVEVMEHMSFHELAEKLSVKESDEAVMAIENSIAGSILPNYALINEYNLSIIGEHYTPVNMNLMAVKGQKIEDIKKVFSHPMALLQCKEFFKKHPHIKLIEDADTAEAAKRISEEGKMKVAAVASPAAAKMYGLEILAKEVHTIKSNATRFLVLGTERQKPNGEVLDKASIKFDLKSERGSLVSVLNIIRDCYLDMTKIQSLPIIDEPWKYSFFVDVIFEKYEDLEKGLDVLKLMTEELKVLGIYKNNLV
- a CDS encoding prephenate dehydrogenase — its product is MNVFIIGIGLIGGSFALDLKTVKKQVEIYGVDENEEHLEKALDLGLIDKKAKFEDIKNADLVYLAIPVDASLEVLPKILDLVSDKCVVIDAGSTKEHLCKKVENHPKRRNYLSAHPISGTEFSGPTAAIHGLFKNKTNIICEVEKTAFKLQEIALEIFQAIGMRIRYMDPASHDRHIAYVSHLSHISSFMLGKTVLEKEKNERDIFDLAGSGFESTVRLAKSSPAMWTPIFSQNKKNVMETLDEYISNLKHFRKLMEEDNFEEVFNEMEKTNHIREVLNGINKNEELKLQ
- the rsgA gene encoding ribosome small subunit-dependent GTPase A, whose amino-acid sequence is MQGTVYKSTGSWYQVKAEDGKFYECRIKGKFRIQGIKSTNPVAVGDEVSFDLEEGVEEKTGVIKKIKERENYIIRKSVNLSKQTHIIASNIDQVFLLITLNNPPTLTTFIDRFLVTAEAYDITAVLLFNKVDTYSIEELAEVKYLAELYRSAGYECIGISAKNGKNVDKVKDKMIGNTSMISGHSGTGKSTLINAIEPALDLKTSEISRQHSQGQHTTTFAEMFDLSFNARIIDTPGIKGFGVVDMDREEIGDYFPEFFERKQDCKFHNCLHIEEPKCAIKDSLEEGEIAWSRYKSYLQIMEGEEDNYRVDQYQK
- a CDS encoding bifunctional 3-deoxy-7-phosphoheptulonate synthase/chorismate mutase type II; amino-acid sequence: MENSKELRTWLDDFGLSHPLVIAGPCSAETEEQVLTIAHQLKDSDATVLRAGIWKPRTRPGNFEGVGALGLKWLQKAKEETGMLTTTEVANPNHVELALKHDVDILWIGARTTVSPFIVQEIADALKGTDKIVLVKNPVNPDLALWLGAVERLHTADINKLGVIHRGFSAYEKTKYRNNPEWQIPIELQNKFPDLPLILDPSHIAGRRDIIFDLCQTALDLNFDGLMVETHHTPDKAWSDAAQQITPETLIKIMDDLKVRKEISASEEFQNKLTALRSRIDITDSQILEILSKRMKIAEEIGEVKKSQNVAILQTKRWNEILGKMVLEGEEKGLGEEFVLRMFKAIHQESINHQQKILDGKR